One Tamlana carrageenivorans genomic region harbors:
- the ruvX gene encoding Holliday junction resolvase RuvX, translating to MARILALDYGSKRTGIAITDVLQIIASGLTTVPTKELLPFLQDYLKKEDVELILVGEPKQMDNTASESEAYIVPFLKKLEKAFPNMPIKRVDERFTSKMAFQTMIDSGLKKKQRRNKALIDEISATIILQDYLHSK from the coding sequence ATGGCTCGCATTTTAGCATTAGATTACGGATCAAAAAGAACGGGGATTGCTATAACCGATGTTTTACAAATTATAGCATCAGGTTTAACTACCGTGCCCACTAAAGAACTGTTACCTTTTTTACAAGATTATTTAAAAAAAGAAGATGTGGAATTAATTTTAGTTGGTGAGCCCAAACAAATGGATAATACGGCATCTGAAAGTGAGGCTTATATTGTACCTTTTTTAAAAAAATTAGAAAAAGCTTTTCCTAATATGCCTATCAAACGCGTTGATGAGCGATTTACTTCTAAAATGGCCTTCCAAACGATGATCGATAGTGGCTTAAAAAAGAAACAGCGTCGAAATAAAGCTTTAATTGATGAAATTAGTGCCACTATTATTCTACAAGATTATTTGCATTCAAAGTAA
- a CDS encoding lipopolysaccharide kinase InaA family protein, with protein sequence MNYMINKLFQPFETKLTNYIINFDNLGEDYGNQDRNSLKLFQLEGQTLNVKSFRIPNIINQIAYRFFRKSKAQRSFEYAIKLKELGVGTPMPIAYYEFKTPFLFKKSFYISEQLDYDFTYRALTTNYNIPNYEAILRAFTRFTFQLHEKGIHFLDHSPGNTLIQLNSDDYKFYIVDLNRMDFKELDFETRIKNFSRLSTQKYMVEIMSDEYAKCLGENYDKVFKLMWRDTEAFQEKYHKRRRLKNKLKFWK encoded by the coding sequence ATGAATTACATGATTAATAAGCTGTTTCAGCCCTTTGAAACAAAATTAACCAACTACATAATTAATTTTGATAACTTAGGTGAAGACTATGGGAATCAAGATAGAAATTCATTAAAATTATTTCAATTAGAGGGCCAAACCTTAAATGTAAAATCGTTTAGAATTCCTAATATTATTAACCAAATTGCATACCGTTTTTTTCGAAAAAGTAAGGCACAACGGTCTTTTGAATATGCAATAAAACTTAAGGAATTAGGCGTTGGAACACCAATGCCAATAGCTTATTACGAATTTAAAACACCATTTTTATTTAAAAAAAGCTTTTATATAAGCGAGCAATTAGATTATGACTTTACCTATAGAGCATTAACTACCAATTATAATATTCCCAATTACGAAGCTATTTTAAGAGCATTTACTAGATTTACGTTTCAGTTACATGAAAAGGGTATTCATTTTTTAGATCACTCTCCCGGTAATACCTTAATTCAATTAAATAGCGACGATTATAAATTTTATATAGTCGATTTAAATCGTATGGATTTTAAGGAATTAGATTTTGAAACGCGTATTAAAAATTTTTCACGTTTATCGACCCAGAAATATATGGTCGAAATCATGAGCGATGAATATGCGAAATGTTTAGGTGAAAATTACGATAAAGTCTTTAAATTAATGTGGCGTGATACTGAAGCCTTTCAGGAAAAATACCACAAGCGAAGACGTTTAAAAAACAAACTAAAATTTTGGAAATAG
- a CDS encoding glycosyltransferase family 2 protein, which yields MKKPNISIIISTYNSESWLEKILWSYEAQNYKDFEIVIADDGSKQPTFDLLERIKAEVSFPIIHVWHEDEGFQKSRILNKAILACTTDYILMSDGDCMARADFVQVHMDYREDGFFLSGGYFMLPMTISEVITKENILSQDCFKVEWLKSKGLKGSFKNNKLTASGFRSKLLNAMTPTNASWNGHNASGWKKDIMAVNGFDERMQYGGQDRELGERLFNLGVKSKQIRYSAICLHLDHPRGYKNQESIDKNLAIRATTKKENKTWTDFGIKKTN from the coding sequence ATGAAAAAACCTAATATATCAATCATTATAAGTACTTATAATTCTGAATCATGGTTAGAAAAGATTTTATGGAGTTATGAAGCCCAGAATTATAAAGATTTTGAAATTGTAATTGCCGATGATGGCTCAAAACAACCAACATTCGATTTGTTGGAACGTATAAAAGCTGAAGTGTCATTTCCAATTATTCATGTTTGGCATGAAGACGAAGGTTTTCAAAAATCTAGAATTTTAAATAAAGCCATTTTAGCTTGTACAACAGACTATATTTTAATGAGTGATGGCGATTGTATGGCTCGCGCAGATTTTGTTCAAGTACATATGGATTATCGGGAAGACGGGTTTTTCTTGTCTGGAGGTTATTTTATGCTTCCCATGACTATTTCTGAAGTTATTACCAAAGAAAATATTTTATCTCAAGATTGTTTTAAAGTTGAATGGTTAAAATCTAAAGGACTGAAAGGGTCCTTTAAAAACAATAAACTAACAGCATCCGGTTTTCGAAGTAAATTACTTAATGCCATGACTCCTACTAACGCGAGTTGGAATGGGCATAATGCTTCGGGGTGGAAAAAAGATATTATGGCTGTTAATGGTTTTGATGAGCGTATGCAGTATGGAGGGCAGGACAGAGAGCTAGGCGAGCGTTTATTTAATTTAGGTGTAAAATCTAAACAAATACGGTATAGTGCTATTTGTTTACATTTGGACCACCCTAGAGGTTATAAAAATCAGGAATCTATTGATAAAAATTTAGCTATTAGAGCAACAACGAAAAAGGAAAATAAGACTTGGACAGATTTTGGAATTAAAAAAACGAACTAA
- a CDS encoding 2,3,4,5-tetrahydropyridine-2,6-dicarboxylate N-succinyltransferase, whose protein sequence is MTELQQIIENAWNDRALLSEENTITSIRKVVDLIDQGELRVAEPVENGWQVNEWVKKAVVLYFPIQKMETIECGPLEFHDKIPLKTGYKEKGIRVVPHAVARHGAYISSGTILMPSYVNIGAYVDEGTMVDTWATVGSCAQIGKNVHLSGGVGIGGVLEPLQAAPVIIEDNVFVGSRCIVVEGVRVEKEAVLGANVVLTMSTKIIDVTGDEPIEMKGRVPARSVVIPGSYTKKFAAGEYQVPCALIIGKRKESTDKKTSLNDALRENDVAV, encoded by the coding sequence ATGACAGAATTACAACAAATCATAGAAAATGCTTGGAATGACAGAGCGTTATTAAGTGAAGAAAACACCATTACTTCAATAAGAAAAGTAGTAGATTTAATAGACCAAGGTGAGCTACGTGTTGCTGAACCAGTTGAAAACGGTTGGCAAGTAAACGAATGGGTTAAAAAAGCCGTAGTTTTATATTTCCCAATCCAAAAAATGGAAACTATAGAGTGTGGTCCATTAGAATTTCATGATAAAATTCCTTTAAAAACAGGTTACAAAGAAAAAGGTATTCGTGTCGTACCTCACGCTGTAGCACGTCATGGCGCTTATATTTCTTCAGGAACTATTTTAATGCCTAGTTATGTAAACATTGGTGCTTATGTAGATGAAGGTACTATGGTTGATACTTGGGCTACTGTTGGTAGTTGTGCTCAAATTGGTAAAAACGTTCATCTTTCTGGAGGTGTTGGTATTGGTGGTGTTTTAGAACCATTACAAGCTGCTCCAGTTATTATTGAAGATAACGTTTTTGTAGGATCACGTTGTATCGTGGTTGAAGGGGTTCGTGTTGAAAAAGAAGCTGTTTTAGGGGCAAACGTGGTGCTTACCATGAGTACAAAAATTATTGATGTTACCGGCGATGAACCTATTGAAATGAAAGGTCGTGTGCCTGCTCGTTCGGTAGTCATTCCTGGAAGTTATACTAAAAAATTCGCTGCAGGTGAATATCAAGTACCATGCGCTTTAATTATTGGAAAGCGTAAAGAAAGTACCGATAAGAAAACCTCACTAAACGATGCCCTTCGTGAAAACGATGTAGCTGTTTAA
- a CDS encoding polysaccharide pyruvyl transferase family protein, producing the protein MSIKNFIIRNLTSISRAKNKRQTLKTIIKAETRHENWINIHRIDPNNIGDYYCAPHLYFDELKGKSLDIFDYKSNHPEIRENFVQSVSNNALIIGGGGLLNRNSFSMQLKTFEKLAKSGKKTVLWGVGHNSNNKSNFGKNIFYNIDTAAFGVVGVRDYNRIESYVPCVSCLHPIFDKKYTNTQEVGLIFHKKTLKDKSLVKQLSHYPYTSNTKDLESLVSFIGKSETVVTDSYHAMYWAMLLEKKVIAIPNSTKFFDFKYQPGFSTFSDFESQLKKTQVYTGVLEECRTLNLNFSERVFNYLNV; encoded by the coding sequence ATGAGTATTAAAAACTTCATCATTAGAAACCTCACTTCCATTAGCCGTGCGAAAAATAAAAGGCAAACTTTAAAGACTATCATAAAAGCTGAAACACGCCATGAAAACTGGATCAATATTCATAGAATTGACCCCAATAACATTGGAGATTATTATTGTGCTCCTCATTTATATTTCGATGAGTTAAAGGGTAAATCGCTAGATATTTTTGATTACAAAAGTAACCATCCCGAAATTCGAGAAAATTTTGTACAATCAGTCTCCAACAATGCTTTAATTATAGGAGGTGGCGGATTACTAAATCGTAACAGCTTTAGTATGCAATTAAAAACTTTTGAAAAACTAGCCAAATCTGGAAAAAAAACAGTGTTATGGGGTGTGGGGCATAACAGCAATAACAAGTCTAATTTTGGAAAGAATATATTCTATAATATAGACACAGCGGCCTTTGGGGTGGTTGGCGTTAGGGATTATAATAGAATCGAATCTTACGTGCCCTGTGTTAGTTGTTTACATCCTATTTTTGATAAAAAATACACAAACACCCAGGAGGTTGGATTAATATTTCATAAAAAAACCCTGAAAGACAAATCGCTTGTAAAGCAATTATCGCACTACCCTTACACCTCCAATACCAAAGATTTAGAAAGCTTAGTGTCTTTCATTGGAAAGTCTGAAACCGTAGTAACCGATAGCTACCACGCTATGTATTGGGCTATGCTTCTGGAAAAAAAGGTCATTGCCATTCCTAATTCTACAAAATTTTTTGATTTTAAATACCAACCTGGGTTTTCAACATTTAGCGATTTTGAATCGCAGCTCAAAAAAACACAAGTTTATACTGGAGTTCTTGAAGAGTGTAGAACTTTAAATTTAAATTTTTCCGAACGTGTTTTTAATTATTTAAACGTTTAG
- a CDS encoding glycosyltransferase family 2 protein, with the protein MIKLSALLITYNEVKHINDVVKNISFADEIIVVDSFSTDGTFKKLSALPNVTTIQRKFKNFADQRNFALQQATNDWVLFIDADERIPKKLKTEILQTINHPNDVAAFMVKRLFFFKNKRIRFSGFQTDTTYRLFKKDKVKYIEDKIVHEMPHIVGKSGLLKNTMLHYCFDSTAHYKSKMQHYANLKALELYNKGNKPNFYHFYIRPCFKFIMNYVLRLGFLDGKEGLNICYLSAYGVYYRYQELKKLID; encoded by the coding sequence ATGATTAAACTTTCAGCACTACTTATTACTTACAACGAGGTTAAGCATATTAATGACGTTGTTAAAAACATCAGTTTTGCAGATGAAATTATTGTTGTAGATTCCTTTAGTACCGACGGTACATTTAAAAAACTATCAGCTTTACCCAATGTAACCACCATACAACGAAAATTTAAAAATTTTGCCGATCAAAGAAATTTTGCGCTTCAGCAAGCCACTAATGATTGGGTATTATTTATTGATGCCGATGAGCGCATTCCAAAAAAATTAAAAACCGAAATATTACAAACCATAAACCATCCTAACGATGTAGCTGCATTTATGGTAAAACGTCTATTTTTCTTTAAAAACAAACGCATACGTTTTAGTGGTTTTCAAACAGATACCACTTATCGTCTGTTTAAAAAAGATAAAGTAAAATACATAGAAGATAAAATTGTACATGAAATGCCGCATATTGTTGGCAAAAGTGGTCTTTTAAAAAATACGATGCTCCATTACTGTTTTGATAGTACGGCCCATTACAAATCAAAAATGCAACACTATGCCAATCTTAAGGCTCTTGAACTTTATAATAAAGGTAACAAGCCAAACTTCTACCACTTTTACATAAGACCTTGCTTTAAATTTATTATGAATTATGTGTTAAGACTTGGTTTTTTAGACGGAAAAGAAGGTTTAAACATATGTTACCTAAGCGCTTATGGCGTTTATTACAGGTATCAAGAACTAAAAAAATTAATCGACTAA
- the def gene encoding peptide deformylase has translation MILPIVAYGDPVLKKKATDIANDYPNLQDLLANMFETMYNAYGVGLAAPQIGLPIRLFVIDTTPFSEDEDLTEAEQNALNGFKRVFINAKIVEESGDEWAFNEGCLSIPDVREDVFRKPNIIIEYLDENFQPQKESFDGLVARVIQHEYDHIEGVLFTDKLSSLKKKLIKGRLTNISKGKINVDYRMRFPDQKKKR, from the coding sequence ATGATTTTACCTATTGTAGCCTATGGCGATCCTGTTTTAAAGAAGAAAGCTACCGATATAGCAAATGATTATCCTAATTTACAGGATTTGCTAGCGAACATGTTTGAAACCATGTACAATGCCTATGGGGTAGGTTTAGCGGCACCTCAAATAGGTTTGCCTATCCGATTATTTGTTATAGATACAACGCCTTTTTCGGAAGATGAAGATTTAACAGAGGCCGAGCAAAACGCATTAAACGGTTTTAAACGTGTTTTCATAAACGCTAAAATTGTTGAGGAATCGGGAGATGAATGGGCTTTTAATGAAGGGTGCTTAAGTATCCCAGATGTTAGAGAAGATGTTTTTAGAAAACCTAATATTATTATAGAGTATTTGGATGAAAACTTTCAGCCACAAAAGGAATCCTTCGATGGGTTAGTAGCTCGTGTTATTCAGCATGAGTATGATCATATTGAAGGTGTTTTATTTACGGATAAACTATCAAGTTTAAAGAAAAAACTAATTAAGGGAAGGCTTACTAATATCTCTAAAGGAAAGATAAATGTAGATTATAGAATGCGTTTTCCAGATCAAAAAAAGAAACGATAA
- a CDS encoding glycosyltransferase domain-containing protein — translation MKGRIIVYTAIFGNYSGLIPQQNIEGVDLVCFTDQDISSRYWTIKKVKALVPNDNTRSNRYYKLLPHKCLSKTYDVSIYIDANIWILKDIRPLVEAQLKTAKMAFFDHNQNYADKRDCIYQEYQAILKKGKNTGEFKDDPEVMKFQIEKLKNEGYPENFGLISGCVLVRKHFDSEIIKLMEAWWDIVLNGSKRDQLSFNYVAWKLNFTNFNYISGDVRTGNPWFYLISHRKNYRFKMFKIKLKKHLKVGK, via the coding sequence ATGAAAGGTCGTATTATTGTTTATACAGCAATATTTGGTAATTATAGCGGACTGATTCCTCAGCAAAATATAGAAGGCGTGGATCTAGTTTGTTTTACAGATCAGGATATTTCTTCTAGATATTGGACCATAAAAAAGGTTAAAGCACTCGTGCCAAACGATAATACAAGAAGTAATAGATATTATAAACTTTTACCCCACAAGTGTCTTTCTAAAACATACGATGTTAGTATTTATATTGATGCTAATATTTGGATTTTAAAGGATATTAGGCCTTTAGTTGAAGCCCAATTAAAAACCGCTAAAATGGCTTTTTTTGATCACAATCAGAATTATGCCGATAAGCGCGATTGCATTTATCAAGAATATCAAGCTATTTTAAAAAAAGGAAAAAATACAGGTGAATTTAAAGACGACCCTGAAGTCATGAAATTTCAAATTGAAAAATTGAAAAATGAAGGCTATCCCGAAAACTTTGGTTTAATTTCGGGATGTGTTTTGGTTAGAAAACATTTTGATTCCGAAATAATTAAACTCATGGAAGCTTGGTGGGATATAGTTTTAAATGGCAGTAAACGCGATCAATTAAGTTTTAATTATGTGGCATGGAAACTAAACTTTACTAACTTTAATTATATTTCAGGCGATGTACGCACTGGTAATCCTTGGTTTTATTTGATTTCACATAGAAAAAACTACCGGTTTAAAATGTTTAAAATTAAATTAAAAAAACACCTTAAAGTTGGTAAATAG
- a CDS encoding glycosyltransferase family 9 protein codes for MKILVIQQKMIGDVLASSILFEALRQKYPQAQLHYIINEHTYPVVENNPFIDRCIFFTKTEENSKKALFKFVKNIQSQHYDIVIDVYSKFSSNLITLFSRSKIKISQYKSYSAYLYTHPFKNKKTANTNAGLAIENRLQLLEPISKELSKTLIKPKIYLTPIEIETSKQNLLKANINLEKPLFMISVLGSDMTKTYPLLHMAKLIDAIMLKTQGQILFNYIPKQHTAAKAIFNFCKAETKPYIYFNVFGKSLREFLAITKHCTALIGNEGGAVNMAKALEIPTFTIFSPWIKKESWSMFENNSTNVSIHLKDVKPELFEEKSTKTLKADALNLYENFSPDLIIPELNNYLEQF; via the coding sequence ATGAAAATTCTTGTTATACAACAAAAAATGATTGGCGATGTGCTTGCAAGCAGTATTCTGTTTGAAGCACTTCGTCAAAAATATCCTCAAGCTCAATTACATTATATAATTAACGAGCATACCTACCCTGTTGTAGAAAACAATCCTTTTATAGATCGCTGCATTTTCTTCACTAAAACCGAAGAGAACAGTAAAAAGGCCTTATTTAAATTTGTGAAAAACATTCAATCTCAGCATTACGACATTGTAATTGATGTATACTCTAAATTTTCAAGCAACCTAATCACCTTATTTTCAAGATCTAAAATTAAAATATCCCAATACAAATCCTATTCCGCTTACCTGTACACCCATCCATTTAAAAATAAAAAAACAGCAAATACTAACGCTGGTTTAGCTATTGAAAACCGGTTACAATTATTAGAACCTATTTCAAAAGAACTTTCGAAAACCCTGATAAAACCTAAAATTTACTTAACCCCTATTGAGATTGAAACCTCCAAACAAAACCTTTTAAAAGCTAATATTAATTTAGAGAAACCGCTTTTTATGATTAGTGTTTTAGGAAGTGACATGACTAAAACATACCCTCTACTACATATGGCAAAGTTAATTGATGCCATCATGTTAAAAACCCAAGGCCAAATTTTATTTAATTACATTCCGAAACAACACACCGCAGCAAAAGCCATTTTCAACTTTTGTAAAGCTGAAACAAAACCTTATATTTATTTTAATGTCTTTGGGAAAAGTTTACGAGAATTTTTAGCCATCACTAAACATTGTACCGCTTTAATTGGTAATGAAGGAGGCGCAGTTAATATGGCAAAAGCATTGGAAATACCAACTTTTACCATATTTTCACCTTGGATAAAAAAAGAGTCTTGGAGCATGTTTGAAAATAACAGCACCAATGTATCCATCCATTTAAAGGATGTAAAACCTGAATTATTCGAAGAAAAATCAACTAAAACTTTGAAGGCAGATGCGTTAAATTTATATGAAAATTTTAGTCCCGATTTAATTATTCCTGAACTAAATAACTACTTAGAACAATTTTAG